Proteins encoded by one window of Polaribacter haliotis:
- a CDS encoding ABC transporter ATP-binding protein — translation MNNLLEINNIVKKYGDFTALNDVSIHIPKGSVYGLLGPNGAGKTSLIRIINQITLPDSGSILLDGEKLAPHHIEQIGYLPEERGLYKSMKVGEQALYLAQLKGLSKSEAKKRLQYWFEKFDITAWWGKKIEELSKGMAQKVQFIVTVMHNPKLLIFDEPFSGFDPINAQLIANEILQLRNEGATIIFSTHRMESVEEMCDEIALINKSNLILDGKLQDIKREFRTNTFQVGLKTTNPKEVENTLKENFKVSPADFKLLNDGLTLNVQLNENSTSNDLLSFLTSRGEVQHFVELIPSANDIFIQAINKNN, via the coding sequence ATGAATAATTTATTAGAAATAAATAATATCGTAAAAAAATATGGCGATTTTACTGCGTTAAATGATGTTTCCATACATATTCCAAAGGGAAGTGTTTATGGATTGTTAGGACCAAATGGTGCAGGAAAAACTTCTTTAATAAGAATAATTAACCAAATTACATTGCCAGATTCTGGGTCTATTTTATTAGATGGAGAAAAATTGGCACCACATCATATAGAGCAAATTGGATATTTGCCAGAAGAACGTGGTTTATATAAATCGATGAAAGTTGGCGAACAAGCTTTGTATTTGGCACAATTAAAAGGTTTAAGTAAGTCTGAAGCAAAGAAAAGATTACAATATTGGTTCGAAAAATTCGACATTACTGCTTGGTGGGGAAAGAAAATTGAAGAGCTTTCTAAAGGAATGGCACAAAAAGTACAGTTTATTGTAACAGTAATGCACAATCCTAAATTATTAATTTTTGATGAGCCTTTTTCTGGTTTCGATCCTATTAATGCGCAATTAATTGCAAATGAAATTCTACAATTAAGAAATGAAGGTGCAACCATTATTTTTTCTACACATAGAATGGAATCCGTAGAAGAAATGTGCGATGAGATTGCTTTAATTAATAAGTCGAATTTAATTTTAGATGGAAAATTACAAGATATCAAAAGAGAATTTAGAACAAATACCTTTCAAGTTGGTTTAAAAACTACAAATCCGAAGGAAGTAGAAAATACATTGAAAGAAAATTTTAAAGTGTCGCCTGCAGATTTTAAATTATTGAATGATGGTTTAACGTTAAATGTTCAGTTAAACGAAAATAGTACATCTAACGATTTATTATCTTTCTTAACGAGTAGAGGAGAAGTGCAACATTTTGTGGAATTGATTCCA